One Leptodactylus fuscus isolate aLepFus1 chromosome 11, aLepFus1.hap2, whole genome shotgun sequence genomic window, AGCGCGGTGCACCCCTGTCCCAAGATAGTGCAATGGTATAGTCCTGTGTAGTCATATGTAGTCACCACAGACTATACCACTTGACTGTGCTGACACGGGGGTGAACTCCTCTTAATACCATGAACAAGGGCCgctgctctgacctgtcatcTCTGCGCTTCCTTCCTCCTTACCTGCACTTTCATCAGACGGCTGGTGTAAGATTTGAAGTAAGACAGATAAACTTTGCTCATGGTCTCCACATACTCGTCCTGGATTTCCTGAGCAACAGATCTCTCGTTCCCCAGGAGGAATTGatagaagaacctgcagagttatatatatatgttatagatTATAGACAGCTGTATACAGGGGGTACACTGCAGAATGGGGAAGGAGGGGAGGGGTGTGAGTGAACGCTGTCtgttatactatactgtaccaggagatgaggtggatgtgaccggtgcacgctgtatgttactatactgtaccaGGAGATGAGGTGGATGTGACCGGTGCATGCTGTGTGTTACTATACTGTACCAGGAGATGAGGTGGATGTGACCGGTGCACGCtgtatgttactatactgtacctggagatgaggtggatgtgactggtgcacgctgtatgttactatactgtaccgggagatgaggtggatgtgactggtgcacgctgtatgttactatactgtaccaggagatgaggtggatgtgaccggtgcacgctgtatgttactatactgtaccaGGAGATGAGGTGGATGTTACCGGTGCACGCtgtatgttactatactgtacctggAGATGAGGTGGATGTTACCGGTGCACGCtgtatgttactatactgtacctggagatgaggtggatgtgactggtgcacgctgtatgttactatactgtacctggAGATGAGGTGGATGTGACCGGTGCATGCTGTGTGTTACTATACTGTACCAGGAGATGAGGTGGATGTTACCGGTGCACGCTGTATGTTACTATAGTGTACCTGGAGATGAGgtggatgtgactggtgcacgctgtatgttactatactgtaccgggagatgaggtggatgtgactggtgcacactgtatgttactatactgtacctggagatgagatggatgtgactggtgcacgctgtatgttactatactgtaccgGGAGATGAGGTGGATGTTACCGGTGCACGCtgtatgttactatactgtacctggagatgaggtggatgtgactggtgcacgctgtatgttactatactgtaccgggagatgaggtggatgtgactggtgcacgctgtatgttactatactgtaccaggagatgaggtggatgtgaccggtgcacgctgtatgttactatactgtaccaGGAGATGAGGTGGATGTTACCGGTGCACGCtgtatgttactatactgtacctggAGATGAGGTGGATGTTACCGGTGCACGCtgtatgttactatactgtacctggagatgaggtggatgtgactggtgcacgctgtatgttactatactgtacctggAGATGAGGTGGATGTGACCGGTGCATGCTGTGTGTTACTATACTGTACCAGGAGATGAGGTGGATGTTACCGGTGCACGCTGTATGTTACTATAGTGTACCTGGAGATGAGgtggatgtgactggtgcacgctgtatgttactatactgtaccgggagatgaggtggatgtgactggtgcacactgtatgttactatactgtacctggagatgaggtggatgtgactggtgcacGCTGTGTGTTACTATACTGTACCAGGAGATGAGGTGGATGTTACCGGTGCATGCtgtatgttactatactgtacctggAGATGAGGTGGATGTGACCGGTGCATGCtgtatgttactatactgtacctggagatgaggtggatgtgactggtgcacgctgtatgttactatactgtacctggagatgaggtggatgtgactggtgcacactgtatgttactatactgtacctggagatgaggtggatgtgaccggtgcacgctgtatgttactatactgtaccgggagatgaggtggatgtgactggtgcacACTGTGTGTTACTATACTGTACCGGGAGATGAGGTGGATGTGACCGGTGCACGCTATGTGTTACTATACTGTACCGGGAGATGAGgtggatgtgactggtgcacgctgtatgttactatactgtacctggAGATGAGGTGGATGTGACCGGTGCATGCTGTGTGTTACTATACTGTACCGGGAGATGAGGTGGATGTGGCCGGTGCATGCTGTGTGTTACTATACTATACCAGGAGATGAGGTGGATGTGACCGGTGCACGCtgtatgttactatactgtacctggAGATGAGATGGATGTTACCGGTGCACGCTGTGTGTTACTATACTGTACCGGGAGATGAGATGGATGTGACTGGTGCACGCtgtatgttactatactgtacctggagatgagatggatgtgactggtgcacgctgtatgttactatactgtacctggagatgagctggatgtgactggtgcacgctgtatgttactatactgtaccaggagatgaggtggatgtgactggtgcacgctgtatgttactatactgtacctggagatgaggtggatgtgactggtgcacgctgtatgttactatactgtaccgGGAGATGAGGTGGATGTGACCGGTGCACACTGTGTGTTACTATACTGTACCGGGAGATGAGgtggatgtgactggtgcacactgtatgttactatactgtacctggagatgaggtggatgtgactggtgcacGCTGTGTGTTACTATACTGTACCAGGAGATGAGGTGGATGTTACCGGTGCATGCtgtatgttactatactgtacctggAGATGAGGTGGATGTGACCGGTGCATGCtgtatgttactatactgtacctggagatgaggtggatgtgactggtgcacgctgtatgttactatactgtacctggagatgaggtggatgtgactggtgcacactgtatgttactatactgtacctggagatgaggtggatgtgaccggtgcacgctgtatgttactatactgtaccaggagatgaggtggatgtgaccggtgcacgctgtatgttactatactgtacctggagatgagatggatgtgactggtgcacgctgtatgttactatactgtacctggagatgagatggatgtgactggtgcacgctgtatgttactatactgtaccgggagatgaggtggatgtgactggtgcacgctgtatgttactatactgtaccaggagatgaggtggatgtgactggtgcacGCTGTGTGTTACTATACTGTACCGGGAGATGAGGTGGATGTGACCGGTGCACACTGTGTGTTACTATACTGTACCGGGAGATGAGgtggatgtgactggtgcacactgtatgttactatactgtacctggagatgaggtggatgtgactggtgcacgctgtatgttactatactgtacctggAGATGAGGTGGATGTGACCGGTGCACACTGTGTGTTACTATACTGTACCGGGAGATGAGgtggatgtgactggtgcacactgtatgttactatactgtacctggagatgaggtggatgtgactggtgcacgctgtatgttactatactgtacctggAGATGAGGTGGATGTGACCGGTGCACACtgtatgttactatactgtacctggagatgaggtggatgtgactggtgcacgctgtatgttactatactgtacctggagatgaggtggatgtgaccggtgcacgctgtatgttactatactgtaccaggagatgaggtggatgtgactggtgcacgctgtatgttactatactgtacctggagatgagatggatgtgactggtgcacgctgtatgttactatactgtacctggagatgagatggatgtgactggtgcacgctgtatgttactatactgtaccgggagatgaggtggatgtgactggtgcacgctgtatgttactatactgtaccaggagatgaggtggatgtgactggtgcacgctgtgtgttactatactgtacctggagatgagatggatgtgactggtgcacgctgtatgttactatactgtacctggagatgagatggatgtgactggtgcacgctgtatgttactatactgtacctggagatgagatggatgtgactggtgcacgctgtatgttactatactgtaccgggagatgaggtggatgtgactggtgcacgctgtatgttactatactgtaccaggagatgaggtggatgtgactggtgcacgctgtatgttactatactgtacctggagatgagctggatgtgactggtgcacgctgtgtgttactatactgtacctggagatgaggtggatgtgactggtgcacgctgtatgttactatactgtacctggagatgagctggatgtgactggtgcacgctgtgtgttactatactgtacctggagatgaggtggatgtgactggtgtaCGCTGTGTGTTACTATCCCCCCATGCTGGGGGATGTGACAGGATGAGATGGTTGGGGACCGGTACCTGTATTTGAGCAGTGCATTCTGGGGGATCTGGTAATTGGTCATAGGTTTCCGGAAGGAATAGATCTTCTGCAGAATGAACTCACGGACTTTTGCTACAGCCTAAAATCCAGAAAACAAATGTAACAACCGtgagaattagacagagagagacccccatctatacaagCAGCAGTCACTCACCTTTATCTTGAGCTTGTGCAGAGTGTCTTGGACGTCCCCGCAGGCCTGAGTGTCCCTGAACGCTTGTTCCTTCACATAATTTATCTTATTATTGAGCTCCTGTAACTGCTCCACAAACTGCTGCTCTGTAACCGGGACGTCCAGGATTACACTGCAAGACAGAAATATGGCTGAGCGCACTGCTGTGGGTGTCACCATGACCATTTGGTGTCTGAACTGTCACTGGTTGTCTCTGGGGGTCCCACTGATCACTTGTGCTGTTACATaacatttctgcagtgtgtgcaAGCTGTCATCTTGATTATCTGTGTGTACATGCTGTCTCTTACCATCTCTCTGTGTGCATGCTGTCGCCTGGTGTCTCTCTGTGTGCATGCTGTCTCCTGCCATCTCTCTGTGTGCATGCTGTCTCCTGCCATCTCTTTGTGTGCATGCTGTCTCCTGCCATCTCTTTGTGTGCACGCGGTCTCCTGCCATCTCTTTGTGTGCACGCGGTCTCCTGCCATCTCTTTTGTGTGCATGCTGTCTCCTGCCATCTCTTTGTGTGCATGCTGTCTCCTGCCATCTCTTTGTGTGCACGCGGTCTCCTGCCATCTCTTTGTGTGCATGCTGTCTCCTACCATCTCTCTGTGTGCATGCTGTCTCCTGCCATCTCTCTGTGTGCATGCTGTCTCCTGCCATCTCTTTGTGTGCACGCGGTCTCCTGCCATCTCTTTGTGTGCATGCTGTCTCCTGCCATCTCTCTGTGTGCATGCTGTCTCCTGCCATCTCTCTGTGTGCATGCTGTCTCCTGCCATCTCTTTGTGTGCACGCGGTCTCCTGCCATCTCTTTGTGTGCATGCTGTCTCCTGCCATCTCTCTGTGTGCATGCTGTCTCCTGCCATCTCTCTGTGTGCATGCTGTCTCCTGCCATCTCTCTGTGTGCTTGCTGTCTCCTGCCATCTCTCTATGTGCTGGCTGTCTCCCACTTTGTGCAGGGTGTCCATACCTTATCATAGTGTTGGGTATGATCAGCTCATCCACCAGCTCACTCAACTCACTCCGCACTGTCTGGCGGTTTTTCAACTTTATGTTCATGGCCAGGGACATCTCCTGTAAGGACTGGATCTCCGAGCTGATGGAGCTGAGATCAGACTGGAAGCCGCCCAGCATGAGGCCCATCCTCTGGGAAATAACACAGGCAGTCACAATTTAGTGCAGCCCTCCTTCAAGCATACAAAAGTTTGGAAGTAGTCACACTGCTGGACATTATACTATTATCCTCTGAGGTCAGATCCCTTCACAAGGTTCACAACCTGAGGCTGCACTAAAGGTTATCCTAAGAATCTCCCAGTTGTGTAATGTCACATGATTAGATCTCAGCAGGCGATCTCACCTCTAGGATGGCGTCACAAGCGATGATCTGGTTATGGAGGGAGGCAATGTTCTGGCTTTGCTCGATATCTACAAACAAGCTGAGGAAAACAGACAAAAGACTGAGAAGAAACATGAGGTCGGGGCCAGCAGGACGGGGCCCAGGGGTAAAGGATACAGTCCTTGATAGACACATGCTCAATCTGCTGCAGCTCCATCTCCACCTGTTTGGAGTACTGTCTGAGATCGACACCCTGAAAAGAAGCGGGACAATGGCAGATCCACAGAAAGGAGGGGAGGGCAGAGAAGAGGAAATTAATTATTACATGATAATgagcaggtgacaaatctaataatATAACCGATTACAGAGAGTAAGTAAGTGGAAAATTTCATTCAGTCCATTCGGTCCTGACCTATGATTGCTCACACATCTGtcttttgttacaatgtatcagtctagacAAATAGTTTCCAACCTGTGCTGCGAAATGACAACACCCAGCATGGCCGGCAGAGTTTCTGGAGATCCACAGGTTAGAGACCATTAGTCTAGAAAATCATCTTTGAGCAAAACAGAGCAGCAACCTAAACATCTGTCCTGCTCACACATCTGCAGGCTGGTCCTGAgatattacattgtgtgaatacGCTCCCAGATGTAAAATATGGCAccatttaaaccggacacagggtcctgcatgtctgactttgtgtccggttaaaaaaaaaaaaacggtttcgccacggagagcacaaaacggcgctcacggccggacacttttcaaacccattcaaatgaatgggtttgaaacatgactgcaggtttccgtctcctgtccagattCGTGCAGGAAaccgaaacctgcagaacggactcccgggcgcagatgtgaacaagcccttagctgTGCAACAACCATGTGCACATATAGATGCAGCAAAACCATGCTTCAGCCATGATAGAGAATAGACTGCAACATTAACAAGCAGCAGGTTATCAAATATCTCCATTCACTGATAGCAAGCAGAGACCTCGGCAGACTTTCCATCACGCTGCGTATCTCCTCTGTACAGTACTCACCGTCTTCAAGGCTTCCTGCACAAGAGCATCCTCCAGGTTCTCCTGAATGTGGACTGAGCAGAGAGAGATGAGAAATAGCTATAAAGGGAGATATTGTGGGCAGGGAGAGGGTTAACAGGCTCTGACAAGACTGGCCCCTACCCAAAGAGACCCCTAAACCCCCCACCACATgtcaaaagtaaaaaacatattaACAATGGTGCCCGAATGGCTGTTTTGGAGTTATAGACCCCCAAACATGGCGAACACAACGTCACCACCAGGGGCGGCATTCACACTGAGCTTCAAGGTCCTCTGAGTAGAGTCGCAGGGTTAGGCCCCAATACACAGTCTGCACCAGGCCCTAATATGGTAAACGTCATCCGGCTCAGGATCCAGCATCTGCCGAGCGAGATAACATGAGACAGGGACACCGGTCAGATACTTACTGCTCACCGTGTCCAGTGTCAGGTCATCAGAGGTCAAGTCCAGATCTCCGAGGTTCAGGGTTAGTTCCTCCATCTGAAAGGAGAAGAGGTGATCAATATTAGGTATGCAGCTCTCCTGCGCAGTGATGGATCTGGTCATGTATAGAACTGACCCTCCTTCTTGTCCTACGTCAGGGGCAACAACATCCAGCACTGtagatgctgtgaaactacaactcccagcatgaataCTTGCTCTTTGGATCTTGGAACTCCTGCAGAAGTGAAGTTGTTGTCATTTCACAGCAGCTGGGGAGCCCATGGTCACTGATCCCTGTCCTATAGTATACGCCTGCACCCAAGGGCTCAATATACAGGCAGCTTAGCCACAGGTTTAGGGTTATTGCTTTATTGAAGGGTTAATAATTTAGGGTTATTGAAGGGTTAATAATTTAGGGTTATTGAAGGGTTAATCAATGGATAGTTATACATTACAGAAGgacatctatctatcgatctaataATGTGTCACAATGTATCAGCACAGACAGGTGCAAACAGTCTATCAGAACGTATCAGTGGGGACAGGTTATCAGAATCTACCAGTGCaggtagtttgttacaatgtatcagcgcagtgGAGACAGTCACAGTGTAACaaactacctgcactgatacactgtgacaGACTAACTGCATTGATTCACTGCATCACTGCAGGTAGAttgctacagtgtatcagtgcaggtagttAGTTATAACGTGTCAGTGCaggtagtttgttacaatgtatcagcataggtagttagttacaatgtatcagcgcaggtagttacaatgtatcagcacaggtagtttgttacagtgtatcagcgcaggtagttagttacaatgtatcaggactATCTCTTCTGTTTTGCCCCTAGCAGCAGTACTATGTCCATCACAATAATGCCGTCTATCCGTCACAAGCCTGCAGTGCAGCACAGAATCTATTTTCAGTCTTCTATAGATAATTCCTGCATTTTAGATTGGGTTATATAGAGATCCCCTGTAAGTCTTCTGTGCTGCAGGacatgctgtgacttgtagttccACTCTACCTGCCTGGTGCAGCTATAATGAAGAGACATATGTAACATGCTACAAACAAGATAGGACTGCGCCCCCTTCAGAGCAGACTCCAGTACTAGcacccccatcatctcacctCAGCCATCTCTGACACCTCAGGACACTCCAAAACACAGCACAGCCCCACTTCCGGTTCTGCTTCCGGGTTCGGGACTACAATTCCCAGAAACCTCCTGAACCGTCTTACCCGGAAGTGACGTATGGGGGCCGGCTCTGTATAAAAGCAGTGGCgcgtcatttcctttttctctcTTTCCCTGAAGCTGACGCCATGGTGAGTGCTGTAGCGGGGTCGGAGGAGGGGAAGCCGGCAATCCGGAGCCATCTAGGCTACAGGAGGCCCCGGGTGCTGGTATGGCGGGTGGATTGTGGTCCTGGGAGCCTCGGTGAGCCATCTGGGGGGGAATTATTGAGGCCACCCCCGTCTGGAGGCGATCACTGGGGGTGATAGGTCtgggtgtgagtatatagaggcACGGGGTGGTATATAGGAAGCTGAGGAGTATGTGGAGGCACGGGGTGGTATACAGACACTGTGAGTGTGAGTATATAGACAAGGAGGGGAGATCACTGGTGGTGATAGgtctgtgtgtgagtatatagaggcACGgggtaatatataggaagctgAGCAACATACAGAGACACAGGGTGGTATACAGACACTCTGGGTGTTAGTATATAGGGGCATGGCGTGGTATACAGGAAGCTGATGAGTATATAGAGGCACAGGGTGGTATACAGATACTCtgggtgtgagtatatagacaaGGAGAGGAGATCACTGCTGGTGATAGgtctgtgtgtgagtatatagagacAATGGGTAGTATACAGATACCAttggagtgtgtgtatatagagagatatgggGTGGTATATATGTACCTCTGGTGTGTATGTATAGAGACTTGGCCTGGTGTGTAGGAATCTGACTATATAGAGAGTGGGTAGTATACAGTCAGTGTGTATATTAGTATATGTGCAGTGTACTGAGCCTGGCCTATGTACAGGACAGCAGTGTAATCTggttagacccccccccccctatgggATCTGTTCTGGGGGACGCTTAGTACCTGTATACAATTGCTGACTTGTTAATATCGTGCTTGGAAGTTGCCAGTGTTGTCTGACGTCCTGCTATAACCGCTCAGACCCCTCATTCTGTCCGCCATGTTCGGTGTGCGCCGCTTATCATGTACAAGGCTTCCGTTCACTGCCAGCCAGCACAGATCTAAACAATGTGAGGAAACAAACGAGCCGCTTATTAGTAACATTTTGTCCTAAACTCTTGTTTTTCCTTCTTTTCCCAGTCGCTCGTAATCCCGGAGAAGTTTCAGCACATTTTGCGTGTCCTGAACACCAACATTGATGGACGTAGGAAGATCGCCTTCGCCATCACCGCCATTAAGGTGAGTCTCGGGCAGCCTGCTGGGAATACACCTAACGGCTTTATCTGTTGTGCTGGGAGTTGTTGTTCTACCACGGCCTGGCAGTGATCGCTTTCTCTCTCCCGCAGGGTGTCGGACGTCGTTACGCTCATGTAGTTTTACGTAAGGCTGATATTGACCTGACAAAGCGAGCGGGAGAGCTGACTGAGGATGAGGTAGGCGCTGCTCCGGGTATGGGTTCTTGGTAAAGTCCTTGGTGTTTGGTGTAACCGCTTATCTCCTCGCAGGTGGAGCGCGTGGTGACCATTATGCAGAATCCTCGTCAGTACAAGATCCCCGACTGGTTCCTGAACAGACAAAAAGACATCAAGGATGGGAAATACAGCCAAGTACGTATGGCGGGGGGCAAGTTCTGATCTGAGGGGGTCCCATAGGTGTGAGAATGGTCACTGGATTGTGTAGAGACTCCATGGTGAGCGGGGCACTGTCCTCACTAGTGTCTCTTTACTGTTAGTGAAGGATCCTGGTGATCACATGTCAGTAAATCCAGTGATGGCCGTAATCACAGTGGGAACCAGTTATAGCCATAACATCTAATGCTGCCCTACAAGCCGCACTGCCTGGACTGCGAGCTCTGCTTCTAGCTAAGCCTGCATTCACACCATGGACGCTGCACAGTGTACTTTGCCTCTGCCAAAATAAGACTTAGCTTGATTTTTCATCCAGGTAAAAGCCAAATCATAGATGATGCCAAGTGGCCCCCATTCTAGTCAAAGGGTCCGTTACAGATCTCTACAGCTCATTCTGTTGAATGGGTTTCTAAATGTTGGTGTGAACAGCGCCCCTGGTGTAGTAAACCAGATAtgtcatgtatatatgtatggtggaCACTGTATACACTTGTCACCTATTCAGCAAATCATGGCCTATCTATAGACTTCGCCTGGGGCTTTTCTACTGCAAAGGGCTAGAGACTGCAGTGTGACTAGAGCCACGTCTTACTGCATCACCATTGTGGCTATTTGGAGTAGTTTCTGGCTTTGGTCATGTAGAGGGGGGGTCTGGTTTTGGCCTTCACTGACCATTCTGCTCTTTTAGGTCCTGGCTAACGGTCTTGATAACAAACTCCGTGAAGATCTGGAGAGGCTCAAGAAGATCAAGGCACACAGAGGCCTGCGTCACTTCTGGGGGTGAGTGTCTGCGCAGGTGcaatgctatatatacagtggggtgtcttTTGGTTTTCCCCCAGTGTTTTCATTGTTTGGGATTTGTCTTGTTGTTTGAGACTTCAGCCTTAGCAGATCTCCAGCAACAATCAGGATTTCGCCCCTTCTTAGCTCTTTCCCAGCCGCTCTCATTGCATCTGTTACTTGCAGTACTGGCGTGAGGATTTCCGTCCTTCATGTTCGCTTGGGGACTCGAAAAACGGAAACTCTTAtctgcttacgctgggttcacaccagcgttcgacagtccgttctgtggtttccatcttctgcatgcagaagacggaaatctgtcagactgggtccggttgtaagcggcggtgagcattttatgctctctgccgcaaaaccgttttttttaaaaccggacacaaagtcctgcatgtccgactctgtgtccgatttaaaaaaaaaaacaaaaaaacggttttgcggcggagagcataaaactcttacggccggacagctttcaaacccattcaaatgaaagagtcctgcaggtttccgtctccttctctgttttgtgcaggaaacagaaatctgtatgaacggagaccgggcgcagatgtgaacgagcccttaaaaagcgGTTTCCTGCACAAGCCTGTGGACCccttacactataatggggtctgccaagttTCTGCCCAGAGTGgtcagaaaagttctgcttggagGCCTTTTCTTTCCCcagattttaagcagaatgggggacggagtccCTGAAAGGTCTCACAATGCCAGTGTGACCATAGCTGGAGCTTGTCTTGTATTTGTCAGAAGTAATGCAAAGCTGCAGGTTAGATGACGTCCTTAATAAGTCTCTGTTGTTTTGGCTGGCGATGTCCATCTGAAGTGCAGCTATAGCATAGTGCTGGTGTGTAATAGAGGAGCGGTCGGTGGCATTACAGGCCTTTGTCCATCCTTATCCTGGGGAGATTTTACAGCTAATTGTTAATCTGAATCTTTATGCCAAGGGGCCATCTTGCCTCTGTTagatccagcagggggcagtagtGCTCCCCGTCCTCTATCGTCAGACATTAAAGGACGTCCTTCAATAGTTCTCCAGTATCTTTTGTTGGACCTGATCTGCTTGTGTAATTGTTACCTTGATCGCTTGTAGACCCGTCTGTGTGGATGTGCGACCTGACCTGTAGTGTTGTAGCTGGAGAGGTTCAGTCTAATTGCAGCTTTGCCTTATAACTTTGTGTATAAATGTTACAGCAGGGGGTTCATATATTGCAGCGTCATCCAGGCCCCTGTATTGTAGCGG contains:
- the RPS18 gene encoding small ribosomal subunit protein uS13: MSLVIPEKFQHILRVLNTNIDGRRKIAFAITAIKGVGRRYAHVVLRKADIDLTKRAGELTEDEVERVVTIMQNPRQYKIPDWFLNRQKDIKDGKYSQVLANGLDNKLREDLERLKKIKAHRGLRHFWGLRVRGQHTKTTGRRGRTVGVSKKK